In Pyrus communis chromosome 1, drPyrComm1.1, whole genome shotgun sequence, the following are encoded in one genomic region:
- the LOC137728607 gene encoding uncharacterized protein: MSLQEKSSAVVMEEGYRGTNDTELRRSVSSDRTRRATSSLSRRSLSLSHVQPSQIDDDNESECVSEAGDIGDRALHSNRHSESGSVRLFPSEDVQLQSYGFWGRDPVASKRISPVTPLPEEIISPLSTDAIISEDPTPENTIRLPKFLEYGSCMTHLAVFGILGVLTRYLLQKLFGPGVVGVTGDETILYLDLPSNMVGSFLMGWFGVVFKGDISYVSDYLVIGLSTGYLGSLTTFSGWNQKMVELSVEGHWVFAVLGFLIGLFLVAYSIIFGVETAKGFRQILERNSVCGITSSRRRWRVDSYKRHLVALAVLLLMLSSLWSIGGIQLREEFNSSSSEAQLWLGCIVGPFGVWIRWFLARLNGRGLGTTGLLKWVPFGTLIANVTAACVMAALSTVKKAVNTRTCDIVVTGIQFGFLGCLSTVSTFIAEFNAMRESKYPWRAYAYAMATICSSFGLGILIYCVPVWTRGYK, encoded by the exons ATG TCGCTTCAAGAGAAATCAAGTGCTGTGGTTATGGAGGAAGGGTACCGTGGGACTAATGACACTGAACTCAGACGAAGCGTATCCAGTGATCGAACAAGGAGAGCCACTTCTTCATTAAGCAGGCGGTCCTTAAGTTTATCACATGTTCAGCCTTCTCAAATAGATGATGACAATGAAAGTGAATGTGTGTCAGAGGCAGGAGATATTGGCGATCGGGCTCTTCACAGCAACAGGCACAGTGAGAGTGGCAGCGTCCGCTTGTTTCCTTCAGAGGATGTTCAACTGCAATCCTATGGATTCTGGGGTCGTGACCCTGTTGCATCCAAACGAATTTCCCCTGTCACTCCCTTGCCAGAGGAAATCATATCTCCTCTTTCCACTGATGCGATCATATCCGAGGACCCAACGCCA GAAAATACAATAAGGTTGCCAAAATTCTTGGAATATGGTTCATGCATGACTCATTTAGCAGTTTTTGGCATTCTTGGG GTCTTAACGAGATATCTTCTGCAAAAATTGTTTGGCCCTGGAGTTGTAGGTGTAACAGGCGACGAAACCATTCTCTACCTTGATCTTCCTTCTAAtatg GTTGGCTCTTTCTTGATGGGGTGGTTTGGTGTTGTTTTCAAAGGAGATATATCCTATGTGTCAGATTATTTGGTCATCGGATTATCAACTGGTTACTTGGGAAGCCTTACAACTTTCAGTGGTTGGAACCAGAAAATGGTTGAACTCAGTGTTGAAGGACATTGGGTTTTTGCTGTGCTCGGCTTTTTGATAG GTTTGTTTCTTGTGGCCTACTCCATCATTTTTGGGGTAGAGACAGCAAAGGGTTTTAGGCAGATTCTTGAGAGGAACTCAGTCTGTGGTATTACCAGCTCTAGAAGGAGGTGGAGGGTTGACAGCTACAAGCGTCACTTGGTAGCTTTAGCAGTGTTGTTGCTGATGCTAAGTTCTCTGTGGAGTATAGGTGGAATACAGTTAAGAGAGGAATTTAACAGTAGCAGCAGCGAGGCGCAACTATGGTTGGGTTGCATAGTTGGACCTTTTGGTGTGTGGATCCGGTGGTTCTTAGCCCGGCTTAATGGACGTGGATTAGGAACGACGGGTTTGTTGAAATGGGTTCCATTTGGTACTTTAATTGCCAATGTTACTGCAGCTTGTGTAATGGCAGCCCTGTCTACTGTGAAGAAAGCA GTGAATACTAGGACTTGCGACATTGTTGTAACAGGCATACAATTTGGATTTCTGGGTTGCCTGAGTACTGTTTCTACCTTCATTGCTGAGTTCAATGCGATGAGAGAAAGCAAATACCCTTGGAGAGCATACGCATATGCCATGGCTACGATATGCAGCTCGTTTGGTTTGGGAATCCTGATATATTGTGTACCCGTTTGGACAAGGGGATACAAGTAG